The following proteins are co-located in the Maridesulfovibrio sp. genome:
- a CDS encoding efflux RND transporter periplasmic adaptor subunit, with the protein MQNKYLIPLTLSLLLLALCGCESDKQTEANTAAPERSVRVGTVEVVPVTIKDILTLPGETEPDKDVCVSSESAGTVVWLGVKEGDHVKKGQLIARLDGASSGAKFDRAKAAKKLAAEQLRRRKELLKKGVLAQEEYDQIKAELEQSEASLKEMLVNVEYGIVRAPIAGIVNKRYVDRGERLEVGSNVVDIVDSSTIKTIINVPEMDISYIKKGQKVTVSVDALPGKTWEGVIDFVSFKADKFSKTFETKVITDNSAGEIRAGMLARVSLLRRTVTDAVTTPLSAIINQGGERIIYVEKDGVAQVRTIEIGVIDGDRAQITKGLKAGEKLITAGHTMVEDGTKVVTK; encoded by the coding sequence ATGCAAAATAAATATCTGATTCCCCTTACGCTAAGCCTCCTCCTTCTCGCTCTCTGCGGCTGTGAATCCGACAAGCAAACCGAAGCCAACACTGCAGCACCGGAAAGATCAGTCCGGGTCGGAACTGTTGAAGTTGTCCCTGTAACCATCAAAGACATACTGACCCTTCCCGGTGAAACAGAACCGGATAAGGATGTCTGCGTATCTTCCGAATCAGCCGGTACAGTGGTCTGGCTGGGCGTGAAAGAAGGCGACCATGTCAAAAAAGGCCAGCTAATCGCCCGCCTTGACGGGGCATCCAGCGGAGCAAAATTCGACCGTGCCAAGGCAGCCAAGAAACTCGCAGCCGAACAGTTGCGCCGCCGCAAAGAACTGCTCAAGAAAGGCGTCCTTGCACAGGAAGAATATGACCAGATCAAGGCCGAACTGGAACAGAGCGAAGCATCACTCAAAGAGATGCTGGTCAATGTAGAATACGGTATCGTACGTGCGCCCATCGCAGGGATAGTCAACAAGCGTTACGTTGACCGCGGAGAACGTCTGGAAGTTGGTTCCAATGTTGTCGATATTGTAGACTCTTCCACCATCAAGACCATCATCAACGTGCCGGAAATGGACATTTCCTACATCAAAAAAGGCCAGAAAGTTACAGTTTCCGTTGACGCACTCCCCGGTAAAACATGGGAAGGCGTAATCGACTTCGTCTCCTTCAAGGCTGATAAATTTTCCAAAACATTTGAAACCAAGGTTATCACCGACAATTCAGCCGGAGAAATCCGTGCCGGAATGCTGGCCCGTGTATCCCTCTTACGCCGCACTGTAACTGACGCGGTCACCACTCCCCTTTCCGCCATTATCAACCAAGGCGGAGAACGAATCATTTACGTGGAAAAAGACGGCGTGGCTCAAGTTCGAACCATTGAAATCGGCGTAATCGACGGCGACCGTGCCCAGATCACCAAAGGTCTCAAAGCCGGAGAAAAGCTGATCACAGCAGGACATACCATGGTTGAAGACGGCACAAAGGTGGTGACCAAGTGA
- a CDS encoding efflux RND transporter permease subunit — MIINKAALNRQSTVMVLLVFIIIAGISSYASLPRESDPDITIPYIFVQTNFEGVAPEDMETLITMPIERKLKGLSGTKEISSISDDGVSIIKVEFNPDVDIDDALQKVRDKVDQAKPDLPSDLPDEPVINEVNLSEQPILNVVLSGPFSLKRLKVFAEQLEDRIESVQGVLDAKIIGGLEREIHVEFDMDRVAFYNIPLANLLNAVKNANVNTPGGSVEIGKSKYLVRVPEDFKHPDEIDKIVVYEQDGRPIYLRDIATIRDHYKDPTSKSRFNGIQSVTIEVKKRAGENIIRIIDTVKNILKEEQQILPPTLKINLTADQSDEIRQMVADLQNNIITGLLLVLIVVFAFIGGRSALFVSLAIPLSMLITFTVLEIFSYTLNMVILFSLILSLGMLVDNGIVVVENIYRHMGMGKSRFQAAMDATDEVAWPVIASTLTTVGAFFPMVFWPGIMGEFMSYLPITVIIALSASLFVALVINPVLSAKFQDVPKMDENAKPGIIDRMMETLKNIYRPILEWSLDHRLWVILFAFAFLIVSTVSFGMFGRGVEFLPKTEPKRSDVKIKAPVGTNLEASDQFVKVVEKIAADYPDIEYIIANTGESGQSDEIGTHYSLVKLDYVDIQDRSRPSSEITDEIRGRLQHAIRGAEVRAEAEKMGPPTGSAINMEIYGKDLRKLGEITASFKRVIKDVPGLVDLKDNYISAKPEIRVDVDKEKAAIMGLDAFTIAQAVKTAINGFKVGVYREGKDEYDIVARLPKEERDSLEDIRRITVSGPKGEPIPITSLADVTMGGGLGGINRIDQKRVVTISADVSGRLAEEVIADINKAVSGIELPRGYSYKFTGEQEEQAKASAFLEKAFAGALFLIFIVLVTQFNSVATPFIILTAVILSLGGVMVGLLITGTAFGVIMTGVGVLSLAGVVVNNAIVLIDYYEQLKEQGRNAREALIEAGLTRFRPVLLTAITTVLGLIPMATGVSFDFINMRLDMGSETSQWWGPMAVAVIFGLGIATVLTLVVVPTLCSLQESWKERVAKRKSVKLAKQAVN; from the coding sequence GTGATTATCAACAAGGCAGCATTAAACAGGCAGTCCACCGTAATGGTACTGCTTGTTTTCATCATCATAGCCGGAATCTCAAGCTACGCATCCCTGCCCCGCGAGAGTGATCCGGATATCACCATCCCCTACATCTTTGTACAGACAAATTTCGAAGGTGTAGCACCTGAGGACATGGAGACCTTGATCACTATGCCCATTGAGCGCAAACTCAAAGGGCTTTCCGGAACCAAGGAGATTTCTTCAATTTCCGATGACGGGGTTTCCATCATCAAGGTTGAATTCAACCCTGATGTGGATATCGACGATGCCTTGCAGAAAGTTCGCGACAAAGTGGATCAGGCTAAGCCGGACCTGCCTTCGGACCTGCCGGATGAACCGGTCATCAACGAGGTTAACCTTTCGGAACAGCCCATTCTGAACGTGGTTCTTTCAGGCCCGTTCTCATTAAAACGGCTGAAAGTCTTTGCCGAGCAGCTTGAAGACCGCATTGAATCTGTACAGGGCGTGCTGGACGCAAAAATCATTGGTGGCCTTGAACGCGAAATCCACGTGGAATTCGATATGGATCGCGTTGCCTTCTATAACATCCCCCTTGCCAACCTGCTCAACGCAGTGAAAAACGCCAACGTCAACACTCCCGGCGGCTCTGTTGAAATCGGTAAATCCAAATATCTCGTGCGCGTGCCTGAAGACTTCAAACACCCGGACGAGATCGATAAAATCGTAGTTTACGAACAGGACGGACGCCCCATCTACCTGCGCGATATCGCTACTATCCGCGACCACTACAAAGACCCGACCTCCAAAAGCCGCTTCAACGGAATCCAGAGTGTGACCATTGAAGTCAAGAAAAGAGCCGGAGAAAATATTATCCGCATCATTGATACGGTTAAAAATATTCTCAAAGAAGAGCAGCAGATCCTACCGCCGACCCTGAAGATTAACCTCACAGCGGATCAGTCCGATGAAATCAGACAGATGGTTGCCGACCTGCAGAACAACATCATTACCGGGCTGCTGCTGGTACTCATCGTGGTCTTCGCCTTCATCGGCGGACGCTCGGCCCTGTTCGTATCGCTGGCTATTCCTTTGTCCATGCTGATAACCTTCACCGTGCTGGAGATTTTCTCCTATACCCTGAACATGGTTATCCTCTTCTCGCTGATCCTGAGTCTCGGAATGCTGGTGGATAACGGGATCGTTGTGGTAGAGAACATCTACCGCCACATGGGCATGGGTAAATCCCGTTTTCAGGCGGCAATGGATGCCACAGACGAAGTTGCATGGCCGGTAATCGCTTCCACCCTGACAACAGTTGGCGCATTCTTTCCCATGGTCTTCTGGCCCGGAATCATGGGTGAATTCATGAGCTACCTGCCCATCACCGTAATCATCGCCCTTTCCGCATCGCTGTTCGTGGCGCTGGTCATCAACCCGGTGCTCTCGGCAAAGTTTCAGGATGTGCCCAAAATGGATGAAAATGCCAAGCCCGGTATCATCGACCGTATGATGGAAACGCTCAAGAATATCTACCGTCCCATCCTTGAATGGTCTTTGGATCACAGGCTGTGGGTGATACTCTTTGCGTTTGCATTCCTCATTGTTTCCACAGTCAGCTTCGGCATGTTCGGACGCGGTGTGGAATTCCTGCCCAAGACCGAACCAAAGCGTTCCGATGTCAAGATCAAGGCTCCCGTGGGAACCAATCTCGAAGCTTCGGACCAGTTCGTAAAAGTGGTCGAAAAAATCGCTGCCGACTACCCTGACATTGAATATATCATCGCCAACACCGGGGAATCCGGGCAGTCCGATGAAATCGGAACCCACTACAGTCTTGTTAAGCTTGATTACGTGGATATTCAGGACCGCAGCCGCCCTTCATCTGAAATCACCGATGAAATCCGCGGCCGCCTTCAGCATGCCATCCGAGGTGCGGAAGTACGTGCTGAAGCGGAAAAGATGGGACCGCCCACAGGCAGTGCTATCAATATGGAAATATACGGCAAGGACCTGCGCAAGCTGGGAGAGATCACAGCTTCCTTCAAGCGGGTTATCAAAGACGTCCCCGGACTGGTTGACCTGAAGGACAACTACATTTCGGCCAAACCGGAAATCCGTGTAGACGTGGATAAAGAAAAAGCGGCCATAATGGGTCTCGACGCCTTCACTATTGCTCAGGCAGTAAAGACCGCCATTAACGGCTTCAAAGTCGGGGTCTACCGCGAAGGAAAGGACGAATACGACATTGTCGCCCGTCTGCCAAAAGAAGAAAGGGATTCCCTTGAGGACATCCGCAGGATCACTGTTTCCGGTCCGAAAGGCGAACCGATCCCCATCACCAGCCTTGCTGATGTAACCATGGGCGGTGGACTGGGTGGTATCAACCGCATTGACCAGAAAAGGGTTGTCACCATTTCTGCCGATGTATCAGGACGCCTTGCCGAGGAAGTAATCGCCGACATCAACAAAGCTGTATCCGGCATAGAACTGCCACGCGGTTATTCATATAAATTCACTGGAGAACAGGAAGAACAGGCCAAGGCATCCGCATTCCTTGAAAAGGCGTTTGCCGGAGCTCTGTTCCTGATCTTCATCGTGCTGGTAACCCAATTCAACTCCGTTGCCACTCCGTTTATCATCCTGACCGCAGTCATCCTCTCCCTCGGAGGCGTTATGGTCGGGCTGTTGATAACCGGAACAGCCTTCGGGGTTATCATGACCGGGGTCGGAGTACTCTCCCTTGCCGGAGTAGTAGTCAACAACGCCATCGTGCTCATCGACTACTATGAGCAACTCAAGGAACAGGGACGCAATGCCCGTGAAGCGCTTATCGAAGCCGGTTTAACCCGCTTCCGTCCGGTTCTGCTCACCGCCATCACCACAGTATTGGGCCTGATCCCAATGGCAACAGGCGTGAGCTTCGACTTCATCAACATGCGTCTCGACATGGGCAGTGAAACTTCCCAGTGGTGGGGGCCTATGGCTGTAGCGGTTATTTTCGGACTGGGTATCGCCACAGTGCTGACCCTCGTTGTAGTCCCCACCCTCTGCTCTTTACAAGAGAGCTGGAAGGAACGGGTCGCAAAACGCAAGTCCGTTAAACTTGCAAAACAGGCCGTGAATTAG
- a CDS encoding MBL fold metallo-hydrolase — protein MKKSLLYIFALLAAAGISIGIPACSKMGHAPSIEESTMFEKAPNFQNGTFFNENPVNMTVEGFTFAKAINFFFDLSRTPDKKLPYYPLTKDSFSTTPAELQVAWLGHSSMILDIDGVRLLIDPVFNNASPVPLTVNRFQPSPIKRKELPEVDAVIISHDHYDHLEMSTIKYLSPKVKRFIVPLGVGSHLRKWGCKSEQIVELNWNESITIRDVEIIAAPAQHFSGRGLGDRFKTLWASFVFKGKQHRAYYSGDGGYDGRFKEIGQKYGPFDLTMIESGAYDKGWKDVHMMPEESVQAHMELGGKFMLPVHWGAYDLAFHQWDEPIRRVSNLAAEQGIKLLTPQMGELCMPGQSTHAAWWEPAKQQELAVAN, from the coding sequence ATGAAAAAATCACTACTTTATATATTCGCATTGCTGGCAGCAGCCGGGATCTCCATCGGGATCCCCGCCTGCTCCAAGATGGGGCACGCCCCGTCCATTGAGGAAAGCACCATGTTCGAAAAAGCCCCCAATTTCCAAAACGGAACATTTTTCAATGAAAATCCGGTCAATATGACTGTGGAAGGATTCACCTTTGCCAAAGCTATAAATTTCTTCTTTGACCTCAGCCGTACACCGGACAAAAAACTTCCATACTATCCCCTGACCAAGGATTCCTTTTCTACTACCCCTGCAGAATTACAGGTAGCATGGCTGGGCCATTCTTCCATGATCCTCGATATTGACGGCGTTCGACTGCTCATTGATCCTGTTTTTAACAATGCATCCCCGGTACCTTTAACCGTTAACCGTTTTCAACCCTCCCCTATCAAGCGCAAAGAACTTCCCGAAGTGGATGCGGTGATAATTTCCCACGATCATTACGATCATCTTGAGATGAGCACTATCAAGTATTTATCACCGAAAGTTAAACGTTTCATCGTCCCCCTTGGAGTTGGTTCCCACCTGCGCAAATGGGGCTGCAAGTCGGAGCAGATTGTAGAACTCAACTGGAATGAATCCATCACTATCCGTGACGTCGAGATCATCGCCGCCCCCGCCCAGCACTTTTCCGGCCGAGGGCTGGGTGACAGGTTCAAGACTCTTTGGGCCTCATTCGTTTTCAAAGGAAAACAGCATCGGGCCTACTATTCCGGCGATGGCGGTTATGATGGTCGATTCAAGGAAATCGGTCAAAAATACGGTCCCTTCGACCTGACCATGATCGAATCCGGTGCTTACGACAAAGGCTGGAAGGATGTGCACATGATGCCTGAAGAATCCGTACAGGCACATATGGAACTTGGTGGTAAATTCATGCTTCCGGTACATTGGGGAGCATATGACCTTGCTTTTCACCAGTGGGATGAGCCTATCCGCAGAGTCTCAAATCTCGCTGCGGAACAAGGAATTAAGCTGCTGACCCCGCAAATGGGTGAGCTCTGCATGCCCGGACAAAGTACCCACGCTGCATGGTGGGAACCTGCCAAGCAACAAGAATTGGCAGTTGCAAATTAA
- a CDS encoding AraC family transcriptional regulator, whose translation MNGKKSDVIYSSPVEGLEVLSCSSGREFKSHLHGGYVLWLNSESGETFHLNGCSDILQPGSISIIEPETVHSNRPCCTERRHLRSFYFSEQFVRSLNYKLLGKENGPSPFRNILIENKQLWQNLSVLHHKLLSPVEKLEIDENILSVLSGLYRRAGDGTVRPGSEDRRVSMIIDYLHAHIERNLSLAELADLAGCTEFHLIRIFRSHKGMTPHSFLIQLRLEKARCMIAANSPIADTAALCGFSDQSHLTRLFKIRYGLTPRQYQKASGRVAEGLYFIKKRDSASN comes from the coding sequence TTGAATGGTAAGAAAAGTGACGTAATTTATTCTTCGCCCGTGGAAGGGCTGGAAGTACTTTCGTGCAGCAGCGGCAGGGAATTTAAAAGTCATCTGCATGGCGGTTATGTGCTCTGGCTTAATTCCGAGTCCGGGGAGACTTTTCATCTCAACGGATGTTCTGATATCCTGCAGCCCGGTTCCATAAGCATCATCGAGCCGGAGACAGTCCATTCCAACCGTCCCTGCTGTACCGAACGCAGACATCTGCGCAGCTTCTATTTTTCTGAACAGTTTGTCCGATCGCTTAATTATAAATTACTGGGCAAAGAAAACGGGCCATCTCCATTCCGCAATATTCTTATAGAAAATAAGCAACTCTGGCAGAATTTATCCGTTCTTCATCATAAACTGCTCAGCCCTGTTGAAAAGCTGGAAATCGATGAAAACATCCTTTCCGTACTTTCCGGGTTGTACCGCCGTGCCGGAGACGGAACTGTCAGGCCCGGAAGTGAAGATAGGCGGGTATCCATGATTATTGATTACCTGCACGCCCACATTGAGCGCAACTTAAGCCTTGCCGAGCTTGCTGATCTAGCCGGATGTACAGAGTTTCACCTTATTCGCATTTTTCGCAGTCACAAGGGTATGACGCCGCACTCTTTTCTGATCCAGCTGCGTCTTGAAAAGGCCCGGTGCATGATTGCCGCCAACTCTCCTATCGCAGATACAGCCGCACTGTGCGGTTTTTCTGACCAAAGCCACCTGACCCGTCTTTTCAAGATCAGGTATGGACTCACTCCCCGCCAGTATCAAAAGGCCTCCGGCAGGGTTGCCGAAGGCCTCTATTTTATTAAAAAGCGCGATAGCGCATCAAATTAA
- the fliD gene encoding flagellar filament capping protein FliD, which produces MAMSISGSSYSSSTTSGGFTINGLGDGTDWTDLIEACVEAESYDLEQYEADLEEAETICDLLEALDEELVDLAGTLQGYDEMDEFLSYSVSTTGEGEVAASLEDGAEEGNYNLVVNQLAKKDIWISEGLSYSSTDDEIISANSSITLTYAGEDIKLDVTAGTTLQDLVDQINSDPDCDDKISASVISDGSNYYLKLTGEDTGADNSIVLTDMAAIDGYAAGSFSNTQAAQNAQLKVDGFPSDANTWIERSSNSVDDVIDGMTLTLNATTDSDGVNIGVSYDTDSMVETIEEFVSQVNQVLYDLLDVTGAFADVDDEDDENVYIKNATMDLVYSSVKSALTSAGLGFLYYDSDTGEGDLFTSLSSVGITTDSTEGSSTYGQLEIDYDELEEALAEDPEAVALLFAASGEAKTDSSDMRVISTISGLTGAGEFDVEYTISGGTITSATIDGVDMYIDGNTLLAGSDSDANGLYLEISDLTDGSYSSTVTIKQGKIGQLADLCSSLTDVSTGSIPLLAASYEDLTTKLENEIYNEEARLDSYQTSLERKYSALDTMLSYYSNLETQLETTTASLSTD; this is translated from the coding sequence ATGGCAATGTCCATTTCTGGAAGTTCATACAGTTCCAGCACAACTTCAGGCGGTTTCACCATTAACGGACTTGGTGACGGTACTGACTGGACCGATCTTATTGAAGCTTGTGTTGAAGCAGAAAGTTATGATCTTGAGCAGTATGAGGCTGATCTTGAGGAAGCGGAAACCATTTGCGACCTTCTTGAGGCCCTTGATGAGGAGCTGGTTGATCTTGCCGGAACCTTGCAGGGGTATGACGAGATGGATGAATTTTTGTCATATTCAGTTTCAACCACCGGGGAAGGAGAGGTTGCTGCCAGCCTTGAAGACGGGGCTGAGGAAGGGAACTATAATTTGGTCGTAAACCAGCTGGCTAAAAAGGATATCTGGATTTCCGAAGGACTTAGCTATTCGTCAACAGATGATGAGATTATTTCTGCAAACTCATCAATCACCCTGACCTATGCCGGAGAGGATATCAAATTGGACGTTACCGCCGGGACCACATTGCAGGATCTGGTGGACCAGATAAATTCCGATCCAGATTGTGATGATAAGATTTCAGCTTCAGTGATCAGCGATGGTAGTAACTACTATCTCAAGCTTACCGGGGAAGATACCGGAGCGGATAACAGTATCGTACTGACTGATATGGCTGCCATTGACGGATATGCAGCGGGTTCATTCTCCAATACACAGGCTGCACAAAACGCACAGTTGAAGGTGGATGGTTTTCCTTCAGATGCGAATACATGGATCGAAAGAAGCAGCAACTCTGTAGATGACGTAATCGACGGAATGACTTTGACCCTTAATGCAACAACTGATTCTGATGGGGTTAATATAGGAGTTTCTTATGATACTGATTCAATGGTTGAGACTATTGAGGAATTTGTCAGTCAGGTGAATCAGGTCCTTTATGATCTGCTGGACGTGACCGGTGCTTTTGCTGATGTGGACGACGAGGACGATGAAAATGTTTATATCAAGAACGCAACTATGGATCTTGTATACAGTTCCGTAAAAAGTGCTCTTACTTCTGCCGGACTAGGGTTTCTCTATTATGACAGTGATACGGGAGAGGGAGACCTGTTTACCTCACTTTCATCTGTAGGTATTACCACTGACAGTACCGAAGGTTCATCTACTTACGGACAGCTTGAAATCGATTATGATGAATTGGAAGAGGCCTTGGCTGAAGATCCGGAAGCCGTTGCCTTGTTGTTTGCCGCATCAGGTGAAGCTAAAACGGATAGTTCTGATATGCGCGTTATTTCCACAATTTCCGGGCTGACCGGTGCCGGGGAGTTTGATGTGGAGTATACTATTTCCGGGGGAACTATTACTTCTGCCACCATAGACGGCGTGGATATGTATATTGACGGTAATACCCTGCTGGCCGGCAGTGACAGTGATGCCAATGGTTTGTATTTGGAAATTTCTGATTTGACTGACGGTTCATATTCCAGCACTGTAACAATAAAGCAGGGTAAGATTGGTCAGCTTGCGGACCTCTGCTCCTCGTTGACTGACGTTTCAACCGGAAGCATCCCCCTCCTTGCGGCCAGTTATGAGGATCTTACGACCAAGCTTGAAAATGAGATTTATAATGAAGAAGCTCGACTGGATTCCTACCAGACTTCATTGGAACGTAAGTATTCTGCGCTGGATACAATGCTTTCCTATTATTCCAACCTAGAAACCCAGCTTGAGACTACAACGGCTTCATTAAGTACTGATTAG
- a CDS encoding flagellin, whose product MRISTSQIYSQSISSVSNSLNNYMDVIERNSSQKDINLPSDDPAGMANVVNLRSYDSALEQYSNNAEQAGEYLGSADGLLLEASTTMTSVLEKVEQASTGTYTDTQCQFISGEIQAYLDSLLAVANSKLGSDYLFSGEATDTSPYEYVPGVTVTGDSPAKSDFAEISGELNDPIIVQFTSDGTIGTDVVSYTYSLDGGTTWTTGTMDGTALPPDTTMELGDVSVEMNSGVAVTAWDDDADSGSSFVVRNSVAYKGADEAMSIDISESVEIDITTVGSDIFGGVDADTGDAYSDPNLFESISDAIAYAWIGDEDGVATTLETVGDGEVQLANMMADVGSREEKAEFIDTSVKYTREMVSASISNEEDADSAALTIELSKAKYVYQAVLSSTSDVIGMSILNYL is encoded by the coding sequence ATGAGAATAAGCACTTCACAGATTTATTCACAGTCCATATCCAGTGTCAGCAACTCCTTGAATAACTACATGGATGTGATCGAGAGGAACTCTTCCCAGAAGGATATAAACTTACCGTCCGATGATCCTGCGGGAATGGCCAATGTGGTCAACCTTCGTAGTTATGATTCCGCTCTTGAACAGTATTCCAATAACGCTGAACAGGCTGGGGAGTATCTGGGAAGTGCCGACGGTTTGCTCCTTGAAGCCAGTACGACCATGACTTCTGTGTTGGAAAAGGTAGAACAGGCTTCAACCGGAACTTATACTGATACTCAGTGTCAGTTTATTTCCGGGGAAATTCAAGCATACCTTGATTCCTTGCTGGCTGTCGCAAATTCAAAACTGGGCAGCGATTATTTATTCTCCGGTGAAGCAACAGACACTTCTCCTTACGAATATGTTCCCGGTGTAACCGTAACCGGAGATTCACCTGCAAAAAGTGATTTTGCGGAAATAAGCGGTGAACTTAATGATCCGATTATCGTGCAGTTCACCTCTGACGGAACCATAGGTACTGATGTTGTCTCTTACACATATTCGCTGGACGGCGGCACTACCTGGACCACAGGAACCATGGATGGGACAGCTTTACCTCCCGATACCACCATGGAACTTGGTGATGTCTCCGTGGAAATGAATTCAGGCGTAGCAGTCACTGCCTGGGATGATGACGCAGATTCCGGAAGCAGCTTTGTTGTCCGTAATTCCGTTGCTTACAAGGGGGCGGATGAAGCTATGTCCATTGATATTTCCGAGAGCGTTGAAATTGATATAACAACTGTGGGCAGCGACATCTTCGGCGGTGTTGATGCTGATACTGGAGATGCATATTCCGATCCCAATCTTTTTGAATCCATCAGCGATGCAATTGCCTATGCCTGGATAGGGGATGAAGACGGTGTGGCAACTACACTGGAAACCGTGGGCGATGGCGAGGTGCAGCTCGCCAATATGATGGCTGATGTGGGATCCAGAGAAGAAAAAGCCGAATTTATCGATACCAGCGTCAAATATACCCGGGAAATGGTCAGTGCTTCCATCAGCAATGAGGAAGATGCAGACAGTGCAGCATTAACTATTGAGTTGAGTAAAGCCAAGTACGTCTATCAGGCAGTGCTCAGTTCAACCTCAGATGTGATCGGCATGTCCATTCTGAATTATTTGTAG